The Acidobacteriota bacterium region ATGAAGCACGAAGGATTGAGGCCTTTGCCAAGGCCCGGATCCTTGCTGCAACCAATCTGGCCAAGCTGGAACTGAAAGACTATGTTGTGAAGCAGGCCCTCGAACAGGCGCGCGGGAAGATTCAGCAGCGAATGGACGGAGAGAGCCGCAAGAAACTGGTTGGATTTTTCCTTGCTGACTTAAGCTCAAAGACGAAAAATAACTAGACGGCGGAATGGCTCCAGGTGGAAATCCCGCCGGGCGGTTTAAGACGGAAGAATACAGAATTATGTCAATGGCCATTGCCAGCCGGTATGCGCAGGCTTTAGCGGATGCGTTGGGCCCGAAGGGTGATTTCGGCCAAATGCAAAAGGAGTTGGAAGATTTTGCCGGCATCTGGCGGGAAAGCGATGACCTGCGGCAGGTTTTGGTGAGTCCTACAATCCCGGTTGAGCAGAAGCGAAGTGTGCTGGATATTGTGATTCAAAAGCTTGGGCTTTCATTAATGGCCGGAAACTTTCTGCGGGTTTTGCTGGTGAACTACCGGATGCCGTTGCTGAAAGAAGTGATGGGGGCTTTCCATAAGGCTGCCAATGACCGGCTCGGAATCGTCGAGGTACAGGTCTCATGCGCTCAGGACCTGATGCCCGAGGAGAAGGAGGCGCTCCGGAAAAAGTTTGCAGAGTTGACCGGCAGGATTGTGGAAATGAAGTTTCGACGTGAGGAGAAGTTGCTTGGAGGCATTCAGGCGCGTGTCGGAAGCACGATTTACGATGGGTCCGCCCAGGGATACCTCGATCGTCTTCGCGGGCAGTTGATGTCCACTTAGCCGGACTTTGAAGCGCGGCCCGCTGGCTTTAGAACTCACAACGCAGCAGGATGCGGGCTGAAAAGAGCCCCCCTTGCTGGGAGGACCGCGTTTCCCCCAGTTTTTGCGCCGCGCGCATCCTCCGCGCTGCGCCTAAAGATAGAATTGATAACGTGACGGACCTGGCTTCAGGCGCATCCGGACTCGCTGCAAGGGCAAACTCAATTTTGGGGACAAGCGAAAGCATAAAGACATGGCAAAAATCAGACCAGATGAAATTACGGATATTATCCGCGAGCAGATCGAAAACTTTGACCGCACCGTAAGTGTCAGCGAAGTGGGCACCGTGATGTCTGTGGGTGACGGCGTGGCGCGCATTCATGGGCTTGAAAACGTGATGGCAACTGAACTGCTTGAACTTCCCCACGGGGTTTCGGGTCTTGCCCTTAACCTGGAAGAAGATCAGGTTAGCGCAGTGCTACTTGGGGATTACACCAGGATTGAAGAAGGCGACGTTGTCAAACGGACCGGGCGCATCATGTCAGTCCCGGTAGGCGAGGCGCTCATCGGACGTGTCGTGAACGCTCTGGGCCAGCCCACTGACGGCAAGGGGCATATCGCCACGACGGAATTCAACCCTCTTGAGACAATTGCTCCGGGTGTTGTTGACCGGCAGCCTGTTCGGGAGCCGCTGCAAACGGGTTTAAAGGGCATCGATACGATGATTCCCATTGGCCGCGGCCAGCGTGAACTGATTATCGGAGACCGGCAGACCGGCAAGACTGCGGTTGCAATTGACACGATACTCAACCAGCGTGGCGGGGACGTGATCTGCATTTATGTTGCGATTGGGCAGAAACGCTCGACGATTGCCCAGGTGGTGAAGATCCTTGAGCAGTACGACGCCATGAAATACTCCCTAGTGGTTGAGGCAAGCTCCACCGACCCAGCGCCGATGCAGTATCTGGCCCCGTACGCGGGGTGCGCTATCGGCGAATATTTCCGTGACCGCGGCCGCCACGCCTTGCTGATTTACGATGACCTTTCCAAGCACGCCGTGGCTTATCGTGAAATTTCCCTGTTGTTGCGCCGCCCCCCCGGCCGCGAGGCGTATCCCGGCGACGTTTTTTACCTTCATTCACGGCTTCTCGAGAGGGCTGCGAAATTAAACCAGAAGCTGGGCGGAGGATCGCTGACCGCTTTACCGATTATTGAAACACAGGCGGGTGACATTTCGGCTTACATTCCCACAAACGTCATCTCCATCACCGACGGCCAGATTTATCTTGAGACCGACTTGTTCAACAGCGGCATCCGCCCTGCAATCAATGTGGGACTCTCTGTCTCGCG contains the following coding sequences:
- the atpH gene encoding ATP synthase F1 subunit delta, whose translation is MAPGGNPAGRFKTEEYRIMSMAIASRYAQALADALGPKGDFGQMQKELEDFAGIWRESDDLRQVLVSPTIPVEQKRSVLDIVIQKLGLSLMAGNFLRVLLVNYRMPLLKEVMGAFHKAANDRLGIVEVQVSCAQDLMPEEKEALRKKFAELTGRIVEMKFRREEKLLGGIQARVGSTIYDGSAQGYLDRLRGQLMST
- a CDS encoding F0F1 ATP synthase subunit alpha: MAKIRPDEITDIIREQIENFDRTVSVSEVGTVMSVGDGVARIHGLENVMATELLELPHGVSGLALNLEEDQVSAVLLGDYTRIEEGDVVKRTGRIMSVPVGEALIGRVVNALGQPTDGKGHIATTEFNPLETIAPGVVDRQPVREPLQTGLKGIDTMIPIGRGQRELIIGDRQTGKTAVAIDTILNQRGGDVICIYVAIGQKRSTIAQVVKILEQYDAMKYSLVVEASSTDPAPMQYLAPYAGCAIGEYFRDRGRHALLIYDDLSKHAVAYREISLLLRRPPGREAYPGDVFYLHSRLLERAAKLNQKLGGGSLTALPIIETQAGDISAYIPTNVISITDGQIYLETDLFNSGIRPAINVGLSVSRVGGNAQIKAMKQVAGTLRLDLAQYRALAAFAQFASDLDRASQAQLRRGQRLTEILKQDQYNPLPVEKQIAVILAGTSGFLDDLEVEECRAFEAGLYQFMDSSAPEIGRTILEKKQLDDSLRAEIKSMLEDYKRKFKAEREAAKA